One genomic segment of Paenibacillus sp. FSL H8-0332 includes these proteins:
- a CDS encoding ABC transporter permease subunit produces MAQPSAVQDNLRKELKNPYRRKGRRLRTWHHNKALWLLFLPCLLYYLIFRYAPMFGLVITFKDYNLFKGIWASDWVGLKYYRMFLENPDFWPLMKNTLLLGLYKLVFGFPAPIILAILLNEVRKATFKKFVQTVSYLPHFISNVIVASMVIMFLSPTGGLINNLLGTFGIGPINFMNEPGLFRGIYVLSEIWQHIGWETIIYLAALTAIDPQLYEAADMDGASRMRKIWHVTLPGISPAIVITLILNIGKVLEIGFEKVFLMQNPAIYDTADIISTYVYRVGMEQGNFSYGASIDLFMGIISLIFIYSANYISRRVSETSLW; encoded by the coding sequence ATGGCTCAACCGAGTGCAGTACAAGACAACTTGCGAAAGGAACTGAAGAATCCCTACCGGCGGAAGGGGCGGCGGCTGCGGACCTGGCACCATAACAAAGCACTATGGCTGCTGTTCCTGCCGTGCCTGCTGTATTATCTGATTTTCCGGTATGCACCGATGTTTGGCCTCGTCATTACGTTTAAGGATTATAATCTGTTCAAAGGGATCTGGGCCAGCGACTGGGTGGGGCTGAAATACTACCGGATGTTTTTGGAGAATCCTGACTTTTGGCCGCTGATGAAGAACACTTTACTGCTGGGCCTGTACAAGCTTGTATTCGGGTTCCCGGCTCCCATCATCCTGGCTATTCTGCTGAACGAAGTGCGCAAGGCAACATTCAAAAAGTTCGTACAGACTGTCAGTTATCTGCCGCATTTCATCTCCAATGTCATTGTGGCGAGCATGGTCATTATGTTCCTGTCGCCCACCGGAGGGCTGATTAACAATCTGCTGGGCACGTTCGGGATTGGACCGATTAACTTCATGAATGAGCCCGGGTTATTCCGGGGGATCTATGTCCTGTCGGAGATCTGGCAGCATATCGGCTGGGAGACCATCATCTATCTGGCCGCTCTAACGGCGATTGACCCGCAGCTCTATGAAGCGGCAGATATGGACGGGGCCAGCCGGATGCGCAAAATATGGCATGTCACGCTGCCCGGCATCTCACCGGCGATTGTCATCACCCTGATTCTGAATATCGGCAAGGTGCTGGAGATCGGCTTCGAGAAGGTCTTCCTCATGCAGAACCCGGCGATCTACGATACGGCAGATATCATCAGTACCTATGTCTACCGGGTCGGGATGGAGCAGGGGAACTTCAGCTACGGTGCCTCCATTGACCTGTTCATGGGCATCATCAGCCTGATCTTCATCTATAGTGCCAATTACATCAGCCGCCGTGTCAGCGAGACAAGTCTATGGTAG
- a CDS encoding carbohydrate ABC transporter permease, with amino-acid sequence MRSPKFSWFNVVSTVFLLGVVVITLYPFLHMLAVSLSSDVNVIKNNISFWPKGFNVNMYELVLGDPKIWTAYKNTLIYTVLGTLISLVVTSTGAYALSRRDMALRGTFTLLIVITMFFSGGMIPTFLVVRSLDMVDTVWGMVLPGAVSTWNLILMRTFFSGIPKELEESGRIDGLNDIGIFMRIIVPLSKASFATIALFYAVGMWNNFIYPLLYLRTPDLFPLQVLLRNLVLAGSASSGDVTGIGGDNQVVEESLKYATIMVSTLPILTVYPFVQKYFVKGAMIGAVKG; translated from the coding sequence ATGAGATCACCGAAGTTTTCCTGGTTTAACGTGGTCAGCACGGTCTTCCTGCTGGGGGTTGTAGTGATTACGCTCTATCCGTTTCTGCACATGCTTGCGGTATCCCTAAGCAGTGATGTCAATGTCATCAAGAACAACATCTCGTTCTGGCCCAAGGGCTTCAATGTGAATATGTACGAGCTGGTGCTTGGAGACCCGAAGATCTGGACGGCCTATAAAAACACGCTGATCTACACCGTGCTAGGCACCCTGATCTCGCTGGTAGTTACTTCCACAGGAGCCTATGCGCTCTCCCGCCGGGATATGGCGCTGCGGGGTACCTTCACCCTGTTGATCGTCATCACGATGTTCTTCAGCGGAGGAATGATCCCGACCTTCCTCGTTGTCCGCTCCCTGGATATGGTGGACACCGTATGGGGCATGGTGCTGCCGGGCGCGGTCAGTACCTGGAACCTGATTCTGATGCGGACCTTCTTCTCCGGCATTCCCAAGGAGCTGGAGGAATCCGGCCGCATCGACGGATTGAATGATATCGGGATCTTCATGCGGATCATTGTTCCGCTGTCGAAGGCTTCCTTCGCCACGATTGCTTTGTTTTACGCCGTGGGCATGTGGAACAACTTCATCTACCCGTTGCTGTATCTGCGCACCCCGGATCTGTTTCCGCTCCAGGTGCTGCTCCGCAATCTGGTGCTGGCGGGAAGTGCCAGCTCGGGGGATGTGACCGGGATCGGGGGAGATAATCAGGTCGTTGAAGAATCGCTCAAATATGCGACGATTATGGTATCTACCCTGCCGATTCTCACGGTATATCCGTTTGTTCAGAAGTATTTTGTCAAAGGCGCCATGATTGGCGCGGTGAAAGGCTGA
- a CDS encoding extracellular solute-binding protein has product MNKWKSVMLPLVTAAMLVTGCSGGNNTSTPPAATGTSGGDAAATAGAKQEHTFTALLDNNATFPYSKDWPVWGWIKDKTGVTLEVQTPSGKLAEALNLAVASNVLPDLMYMPNRKESNKFGQQGALIDLMEYMDKLPNLSAWMKQYPDEAKAALSADGKMYMFPNQGFGETNRMIWMYRQDVFEKEGIKAPATYEELHTALKTLKAKYPDSYPLSVRYGQIPDEMNMSMTVNYETGEGAYYDFDKKEWRYGPTEESYKEMVGRWKQFYDEGLIPPDFLSLQTKQWQDMVSTGKSFVTVDYISRVDFFNNAMRKENPEFNMQFMAPPAGLPGGKQLNPYFHYMEGGLTVASTSKNIEDIMSYMDFFYSEDGRTLSSWGVEGETYVKEGSAIKFKPEFTDVIEMRKQTGLQTSGTYTWIDFDAHLSLFSEDLKHAYEEAVNYDPANMQPRPAFTEKENEVISITGQAIKKHRDESFAKFVTGSRKLADWDKYVEEMNNLGVDKLLETYKEAYDRVQNIQLSSN; this is encoded by the coding sequence ATGAACAAATGGAAGTCTGTAATGCTGCCCCTAGTAACTGCCGCCATGCTGGTGACGGGCTGTAGCGGAGGCAACAACACTAGCACCCCGCCTGCTGCTACTGGTACATCCGGCGGAGATGCCGCTGCCACTGCCGGGGCGAAGCAGGAGCACACCTTCACCGCACTGCTGGACAACAACGCCACCTTCCCCTATTCCAAGGATTGGCCGGTCTGGGGCTGGATCAAGGACAAGACCGGCGTAACTCTGGAGGTGCAGACGCCTTCCGGGAAGCTGGCCGAAGCGCTGAACCTGGCGGTAGCCTCCAATGTCCTGCCGGACCTGATGTATATGCCCAACCGCAAGGAATCGAACAAGTTCGGGCAGCAGGGTGCACTCATCGATCTGATGGAATACATGGACAAGCTGCCGAATTTGAGCGCATGGATGAAGCAATATCCGGATGAGGCGAAGGCGGCGCTCTCGGCCGACGGCAAAATGTATATGTTCCCGAACCAGGGCTTCGGGGAGACGAACCGCATGATCTGGATGTACCGCCAGGATGTTTTTGAGAAGGAAGGCATCAAGGCTCCGGCCACCTATGAAGAGCTGCATACAGCCCTCAAGACGCTCAAGGCGAAATACCCGGACAGTTATCCGCTATCGGTCCGTTACGGCCAGATCCCCGATGAGATGAATATGAGCATGACCGTTAACTATGAGACAGGGGAAGGGGCGTACTATGATTTTGACAAAAAGGAATGGCGTTATGGTCCGACGGAGGAGAGCTACAAGGAGATGGTCGGCAGATGGAAGCAGTTCTATGATGAAGGGCTGATTCCGCCGGACTTCCTCTCCTTACAGACCAAGCAGTGGCAGGATATGGTCTCCACCGGCAAGTCGTTCGTGACAGTTGATTACATCAGCCGGGTGGACTTCTTCAATAATGCGATGCGCAAGGAGAATCCTGAGTTCAATATGCAGTTCATGGCTCCTCCTGCCGGGCTTCCCGGCGGTAAACAGCTGAATCCTTATTTTCATTATATGGAGGGCGGACTGACGGTCGCTTCCACCTCCAAGAATATCGAAGACATCATGAGTTACATGGACTTTTTCTATTCGGAAGACGGGCGGACGCTCAGCAGCTGGGGCGTGGAAGGCGAGACGTATGTGAAGGAAGGCAGCGCGATCAAGTTCAAGCCGGAATTCACCGATGTCATTGAGATGCGGAAGCAGACGGGGCTGCAGACCAGCGGAACCTATACCTGGATTGACTTCGACGCCCATCTGTCCCTGTTCTCGGAGGACCTGAAGCACGCCTATGAAGAAGCCGTCAACTATGATCCGGCCAATATGCAGCCGCGTCCGGCCTTCACGGAGAAGGAGAATGAAGTCATCTCGATCACCGGGCAGGCGATCAAGAAGCACCGCGACGAGAGCTTCGCGAAGTTCGTCACCGGCTCCCGCAAGCTGGCCGACTGGGATAAATATGTGGAGGAAATGAACAATCTGGGCGTAGACAAGCTGCTGGAGACGTATAAGGAAGCGTATGACCGCGTGCAGAATATTCAATTAAGCAGCAACTAA
- a CDS encoding Ig-like domain-containing protein has translation MKQWLQGFGKRLGWILWVVSLILVISAVAVPGTARAAGTLTLDEPPGGYGSSGGPVEVSGTYTGLYDVRLYVNGTAQFEVLLDDPDGDDSGSWSYTLDTSRYNGSVELVARGLDTTTRYGVWSPSVTLEVNNPAGVAPVVTITGPDEGVSLSGQVNITVQAQSSLPVSAVQVRVNRGPWQQAAYNGTEYVYVWNTAGIGDRTISLEARATNAPGRYGYSPTVYAQVGAGTHEPAVPLPDQDRAMWIWEPESYKLLLNPGSREVLESFVTDTATFGSKPVTTLYLAVGNYAGYRALEEQEDELRSFMRWAHERNLSVHALVAGGTSPAYMGAYERYHSHAVREIEQIINYNLAVDADEKFDGINVDIEPYISPDFKDPSKFLQMEYLDGLRKMIDRRDTAGIQLPFGPAVPKWYDSSEQGANIQWNGTTKWLSEHIQDISDYISIMDYRDSADGTAGIIAGAAGELAYAEAIGKPDSSREEYRQPVIIMPAPMTFRTPPRCCRMEGLAD, from the coding sequence ATGAAGCAATGGCTGCAAGGCTTTGGCAAACGGCTTGGATGGATTCTGTGGGTGGTAAGTCTGATTCTGGTTATTTCAGCAGTGGCGGTCCCGGGCACAGCCCGGGCCGCAGGCACCCTTACACTGGATGAACCGCCCGGGGGATATGGTTCCTCCGGAGGGCCGGTGGAGGTCAGCGGCACCTATACCGGACTGTATGATGTCCGGTTGTATGTGAACGGGACGGCCCAGTTCGAGGTGCTGCTGGATGACCCGGACGGGGATGACAGCGGCAGTTGGTCTTATACGCTCGACACCTCCCGTTACAACGGTTCAGTGGAGCTGGTGGCACGCGGGCTGGATACCACCACCCGCTACGGGGTGTGGAGTCCGTCTGTCACCCTTGAGGTGAACAACCCCGCAGGTGTTGCGCCAGTGGTGACGATTACGGGTCCGGACGAAGGCGTGTCCTTAAGCGGACAGGTGAATATCACCGTCCAGGCGCAATCATCCTTGCCGGTCTCGGCCGTGCAGGTCCGGGTGAACCGGGGACCGTGGCAGCAGGCCGCTTATAACGGCACGGAATATGTATATGTCTGGAATACGGCGGGCATCGGTGACCGCACGATCAGCCTGGAGGCCCGGGCCACGAATGCGCCCGGACGCTACGGCTACAGCCCGACCGTCTATGCGCAGGTCGGTGCCGGCACGCATGAGCCGGCGGTTCCTCTGCCCGATCAGGACCGGGCCATGTGGATTTGGGAGCCGGAAAGCTATAAGCTGCTGCTGAATCCGGGTTCGCGGGAGGTGCTGGAGTCCTTCGTTACGGACACCGCAACCTTCGGATCAAAGCCGGTGACGACGCTGTATCTGGCTGTGGGCAACTACGCGGGCTACCGGGCGCTGGAGGAGCAGGAGGATGAGCTGCGCTCCTTCATGCGCTGGGCGCATGAGCGGAACTTAAGCGTCCATGCCCTTGTCGCGGGCGGAACCTCCCCGGCTTATATGGGTGCTTATGAGCGCTACCATAGTCATGCTGTCCGGGAGATCGAACAGATTATCAACTACAATCTTGCGGTGGATGCGGATGAGAAGTTCGATGGAATCAATGTGGACATCGAGCCGTATATATCCCCGGACTTCAAAGATCCAAGCAAATTCCTGCAAATGGAGTACCTGGATGGCCTGCGTAAAATGATTGACCGCCGCGATACAGCAGGGATACAGCTGCCCTTCGGACCGGCTGTGCCCAAATGGTACGATTCATCCGAGCAGGGGGCGAATATCCAGTGGAACGGTACAACGAAATGGTTGTCTGAGCATATCCAGGATATCTCCGATTATATCTCCATCATGGATTACCGGGATTCCGCAGACGGAACCGCCGGCATCATTGCCGGAGCTGCCGGTGAGCTGGCCTACGCCGAGGCGATCGGCAAGCCGGATTCGAGCCGCGAAGAGTACAGGCAGCCGGTTATTATTATGCCAGCGCCCATGACCTTCCGCACACCACCGCGCTGCTGCCGCATGGAGGGCTTAGCGGATTAA
- a CDS encoding DNRLRE domain-containing protein has protein sequence MPHGGLSGLTLSSGSWDKPFAASDKSYTVTVNSNVTSLQVTPVTAKASDALRVNGLPVASGTAASVTIGSEPADVSVLVYHEDGTADLYLLHIERSQTADPVIPVTMDAFVHEHQPSANFGQEPVLEVADLPNALGGGDRIAFMKADLNLSGTAVQSVTLNVYVTAPPASPVTLALKGYTSAQWTESGITWNNRPVTGGANLGTVRVTGGGWYSADVTAYVVAAAAAGLTPTFQWSDPNTSGIVVSLASSKNSDNKPYLLVNSGIY, from the coding sequence CTGCCGCATGGAGGGCTTAGCGGATTAACCCTATCGTCAGGCAGCTGGGACAAGCCTTTTGCCGCCAGTGACAAATCCTATACCGTAACAGTCAACAGCAATGTAACTTCGCTGCAGGTCACACCGGTTACCGCCAAGGCGTCGGATGCATTGCGGGTTAACGGACTGCCCGTGGCATCGGGAACAGCCGCATCCGTTACGATCGGTTCAGAGCCTGCTGATGTCTCGGTCCTGGTGTACCACGAGGATGGAACCGCAGATCTCTATCTGCTGCATATCGAGAGAAGTCAGACGGCAGATCCGGTGATCCCGGTGACCATGGATGCCTTTGTCCATGAGCACCAGCCCTCCGCTAATTTCGGTCAGGAGCCAGTGCTGGAGGTCGCCGACCTTCCGAACGCACTGGGCGGAGGGGACCGCATCGCCTTCATGAAGGCCGATCTTAATCTCTCTGGGACGGCGGTGCAGTCCGTAACCCTGAATGTGTATGTCACTGCTCCCCCGGCTTCCCCGGTTACACTTGCACTAAAAGGGTACACCAGTGCGCAGTGGACCGAGAGCGGCATCACCTGGAATAACCGCCCTGTCACCGGCGGAGCGAATCTCGGAACAGTCCGGGTCACCGGGGGCGGGTGGTACAGCGCCGATGTGACCGCTTATGTTGTCGCGGCAGCGGCGGCTGGACTTACGCCGACCTTTCAGTGGAGCGACCCCAACACTTCCGGCATTGTTGTATCGCTGGCCAGTTCAAAGAATTCGGATAACAAGCCATATCTGCTGGTGAACAGCGGAATCTATTAG
- a CDS encoding 6-phosphogluconolactonase, translating to MEETLIPAAGHLVERIRVLVYNQRSQMGAAAAGAVGQSIRDLQGKSQAPVRIVFAAAPSQNELYEGLVREQGIDWSRVHAFHMDEYIGLPAVAPQRFGNYLQERLFSIVNPGRIELLGWTGNIEEECRRYAALLNEAPIDIVCLGIGENGHVAFNDPPVADFADPFLVKAVELDEDCRTQQVNDGCFASLDDVPTHALTLTVPALMAGHHLFAIVPGKAKQAALQAALHGPLSTVCPASILRTHPSITLFTDLDAFGS from the coding sequence ATGGAAGAGACGTTGATTCCGGCGGCAGGGCATCTAGTGGAGCGTATACGCGTTCTGGTCTATAACCAGCGCAGCCAAATGGGAGCAGCAGCGGCAGGAGCGGTCGGGCAGAGCATCAGAGACTTGCAGGGGAAGTCCCAGGCTCCGGTCCGCATTGTATTTGCCGCAGCTCCGTCACAGAATGAGTTGTATGAGGGACTGGTTAGAGAGCAGGGGATTGACTGGTCCCGGGTGCATGCTTTTCATATGGATGAATATATCGGGCTGCCGGCAGTCGCTCCCCAGCGCTTCGGAAACTACTTGCAGGAACGGTTGTTCAGCATAGTCAATCCCGGACGGATTGAGCTGCTGGGCTGGACGGGCAATATTGAAGAGGAGTGCCGGAGATACGCGGCGCTGCTGAATGAAGCTCCTATTGATATCGTCTGTCTGGGGATCGGGGAGAACGGGCATGTTGCGTTCAATGATCCGCCTGTAGCCGATTTTGCCGATCCGTTTCTTGTGAAAGCAGTCGAATTAGACGAAGACTGCCGGACGCAGCAGGTGAATGACGGCTGCTTCGCCAGCCTGGACGATGTACCTACCCATGCGCTTACACTGACCGTGCCCGCCTTGATGGCAGGTCACCATCTGTTCGCCATTGTTCCCGGGAAGGCCAAGCAGGCTGCATTGCAGGCGGCGCTTCATGGCCCGCTCAGTACCGTGTGCCCGGCGAGCATCCTACGGACTCATCCCTCCATTACGCTGTTCACGGACCTGGATGCCTTCGGCTCATGA
- a CDS encoding amidohydrolase family protein, which translates to MNGVISGRHYRTGLPLEVHVNDGVIEAVHTLAESQHMNDWPWLAPGLIDLQVNGGWGLDLNTLPLKPETVAGLSRRLLTRGVTSYCPTLITNGPDQLAQAASAIDEAVRTQPVIAGQIAGIHLEGPFLSPEDGPRGAHPLEHICPPDWESFCRWQEAAEGLIRIITVSPEWPGAAAFISRCTASGVRVSIGHTAASTEQIRQAVAAGAVMSTHLGNGTHLTLPRHPHYLWEQLAADELYGCMIADGCHLPDALLKVILRVKQSRAILVSDAVSLSGMAPGAYRLHIGGDVVLTPEGRLHLAGHPRLLAGSAMMLPDQVSYLARAGLVPLEDALDCASLHPARLLGLPQAAGLTAGSPADLIGFRKVGGGDLEIQAVWKNGRITAAKKD; encoded by the coding sequence ATGAATGGTGTGATCTCGGGAAGACATTACAGAACCGGCCTGCCGCTTGAGGTCCACGTTAACGATGGTGTCATTGAAGCCGTTCATACGCTGGCCGAGAGTCAGCATATGAACGATTGGCCCTGGCTTGCGCCGGGGCTGATAGATTTGCAGGTGAATGGCGGCTGGGGGCTGGACCTGAACACGCTTCCGCTTAAGCCGGAGACCGTAGCCGGACTCTCGCGCCGCCTGCTGACCCGGGGAGTCACCTCGTATTGCCCGACCCTGATTACGAATGGGCCGGACCAGCTTGCCCAGGCAGCATCCGCGATTGATGAAGCCGTGCGGACACAGCCGGTTATCGCCGGGCAGATTGCAGGCATCCATCTGGAGGGGCCCTTCCTGTCGCCGGAGGACGGTCCGCGCGGGGCGCATCCCCTAGAGCATATCTGCCCGCCTGACTGGGAGTCCTTCTGCCGCTGGCAGGAAGCGGCGGAGGGACTGATCAGGATCATCACCGTGTCGCCCGAATGGCCGGGAGCTGCAGCCTTCATCTCCAGATGCACCGCTTCCGGCGTCCGGGTCTCCATCGGACACACAGCCGCCTCAACGGAGCAGATCCGGCAAGCAGTGGCCGCAGGCGCGGTGATGTCTACTCATCTGGGCAACGGTACACATCTTACACTTCCGCGCCATCCCCATTATCTGTGGGAGCAGCTGGCTGCCGATGAGCTGTATGGCTGCATGATTGCCGACGGCTGCCATCTGCCGGATGCGCTGCTGAAGGTGATTCTGCGGGTGAAGCAGAGCCGGGCGATTCTGGTCAGCGATGCCGTCTCGCTGAGCGGCATGGCGCCGGGTGCCTACCGGCTGCATATCGGCGGCGACGTGGTGCTGACGCCGGAGGGGCGGCTGCATCTGGCGGGCCATCCGCGGCTGCTGGCCGGATCGGCCATGATGCTCCCGGACCAGGTGTCCTACCTGGCCCGGGCCGGGCTGGTGCCGCTGGAGGACGCGCTCGACTGCGCCTCGCTTCACCCGGCCCGGCTGCTGGGGCTCCCGCAGGCTGCCGGGCTTACCGCCGGTTCGCCTGCGGATCTGATCGGCTTCCGCAAAGTCGGCGGCGGAGACCTGGAGATTCAAGCGGTATGGAAGAACGGCCGGATTACAGCGGCCAAGAAGGACTAG